In the Ensifer adhaerens genome, one interval contains:
- a CDS encoding TetR/AcrR family transcriptional regulator — translation MARPKEFDTEAALDGAIKVFSEHGYEGTSAQMLVDSMGIGRQSIYDTFGGKWQLYRAALRRYGSGECSAHFEALRKGPRAIDGLSAMLKRVVETAATPCLGMSSIYEFGTSKPDVTEINEPLASAMSSAIAAQIREAQRDGDVAADLDSEIATQFLKSAVAGIRLAGRSGADLRTLMGLAEISLRSLR, via the coding sequence ATGGCGAGACCGAAAGAATTCGATACGGAAGCAGCCCTAGATGGCGCAATCAAGGTGTTCAGTGAGCACGGATACGAAGGTACGTCCGCGCAGATGCTTGTGGACTCGATGGGGATCGGCCGTCAGAGTATTTACGATACGTTCGGTGGCAAGTGGCAGCTTTACCGGGCGGCCTTGCGGCGGTACGGCTCTGGCGAGTGCTCAGCACACTTCGAGGCCCTACGGAAAGGCCCCCGCGCTATCGATGGTCTCTCAGCTATGCTCAAACGCGTAGTGGAAACTGCGGCTACGCCCTGCCTTGGCATGAGTTCAATTTACGAGTTCGGAACATCTAAACCCGATGTCACCGAGATCAACGAACCCCTAGCCTCCGCCATGAGCAGCGCGATCGCGGCGCAAATTCGAGAGGCCCAGCGGGACGGCGATGTGGCGGCAGACCTAGACTCTGAGATTGCCACGCAGTTCCTTAAATCGGCAGTCGCCGGGATCCGGCTTGCGGGGCGCAGCGGTGCCGACCTGCGTACCCTTATGGGTTTGGCGGAAATCTCGTTGAGGTCCCTACGCTAA
- a CDS encoding quinone oxidoreductase family protein, protein MKAIVMNGIGGRDMMEHVELPEPTPGPGEVLVDIAYAGVNFMDIGVRQGIAWTERPNPKVLGVEGAGRVIAVGEGVEEFAAGQRVAWVYAPGSYVQRISIRATSLVPIPDDIDDRTAASVMMNGLTASHFATEFYPVQPGDVAFIHAAAGGVGLLLTQIIKLRGGEVIGRVSSEEKVAIAQAAGVDHVIVDTEGSFVDETLRLTNGEGVHVVYDGSGPTTFQGSLDILRRSGTFCWFSPVLGGPGALDLMKLPRSIKIGYATFLDHIHTPALLRQHSKQLFNWISEGKLKIHVGGEYPLADASRAHADMESRKTAGKLVLVP, encoded by the coding sequence ATGAAGGCAATAGTAATGAATGGCATCGGTGGCCGTGACATGATGGAACATGTCGAGCTACCAGAGCCAACGCCCGGTCCCGGAGAGGTACTGGTCGATATCGCCTATGCAGGTGTCAACTTCATGGACATAGGTGTCCGACAGGGGATCGCCTGGACCGAGAGACCAAATCCCAAGGTTCTTGGCGTCGAGGGCGCCGGGCGGGTTATCGCTGTAGGCGAGGGCGTCGAGGAGTTTGCCGCCGGCCAGCGCGTCGCCTGGGTATATGCTCCCGGCAGCTATGTTCAACGGATTTCGATCCGCGCGACGTCGCTGGTCCCGATCCCGGATGATATCGACGATCGGACAGCGGCATCGGTTATGATGAACGGGCTTACCGCCAGCCATTTCGCAACCGAATTCTATCCGGTACAGCCGGGCGATGTTGCGTTCATCCATGCCGCTGCGGGGGGTGTTGGTCTCCTGCTTACGCAGATCATCAAGCTTCGCGGCGGCGAGGTTATCGGCCGTGTTTCTTCGGAAGAAAAGGTGGCGATAGCCCAGGCCGCCGGGGTCGATCATGTCATCGTCGATACGGAAGGCAGCTTTGTGGACGAGACGCTTCGCCTGACGAACGGTGAAGGTGTCCACGTGGTGTACGACGGCTCGGGTCCGACCACATTCCAGGGTTCGCTCGATATTCTGCGTCGGTCTGGAACTTTCTGTTGGTTTAGTCCCGTACTTGGGGGCCCTGGCGCACTCGACCTGATGAAACTCCCGAGGAGCATCAAGATCGGATATGCGACCTTCCTTGACCATATTCACACGCCCGCATTGCTGCGGCAGCATTCCAAGCAGCTCTTCAATTGGATCTCGGAAGGAAAGCTCAAGATCCATGTAGGAGGTGAGTATCCACTGGCGGACGCAAGCCGTGCTCATGCCGATATGGAAAGCCGCAAGACGGCGGGAAAGCTGGTGCTGGTCCCATGA
- a CDS encoding SDR family oxidoreductase, which translates to MTNEAAMVFGGGRGIGSAIVKRLGANGFDVAFTYVSQPDRAAEVVAAVEATGRRAIALKADSADDGAIEKAVESAAEQLGALDAVVVNAGILRLGTIDTFSLEDLDLSLAVNVRGVFLAIQSSSRHLRDGGKIVTIGSNTAKRPGGPGSSVYSMTKAAVAAMVKGVALDLAPRRITVNNIQPGPIETDMTAPFADHLRDAMPIGRLGKPEEVAALVSYLVGPETGYMTGADITIDGGFIL; encoded by the coding sequence ATGACGAACGAAGCAGCGATGGTTTTTGGCGGTGGCCGAGGAATCGGTAGCGCCATCGTCAAACGCCTTGGCGCAAACGGTTTCGACGTCGCGTTTACCTATGTGTCTCAACCGGATCGTGCTGCCGAGGTTGTGGCCGCTGTCGAGGCCACTGGGCGCCGGGCAATCGCTTTGAAGGCGGACAGCGCTGATGACGGAGCGATCGAAAAGGCGGTGGAGTCGGCAGCGGAGCAACTCGGCGCGCTTGATGCCGTAGTTGTGAATGCTGGGATCCTGCGTCTTGGAACGATCGATACGTTTTCGCTCGAAGACCTCGATCTATCGTTGGCAGTGAATGTGCGCGGCGTCTTCTTGGCGATCCAATCTTCGTCACGCCACCTGCGCGACGGCGGAAAAATCGTGACTATTGGCAGCAACACGGCCAAGCGGCCCGGCGGTCCGGGGAGCAGCGTCTATTCAATGACGAAGGCTGCTGTCGCGGCGATGGTCAAAGGTGTCGCCCTGGATCTCGCGCCTCGGCGGATCACGGTAAACAACATTCAGCCCGGTCCGATCGAGACGGACATGACTGCGCCTTTCGCCGACCATTTGCGAGATGCAATGCCTATAGGGCGATTGGGCAAACCCGAAGAAGTTGCCGCTCTGGTTTCATACTTGGTCGGGCCGGAGACTGGCTACATGACGGGCGCAGATATAACCATCGATGGTGGGTTTATCCTGTAG
- a CDS encoding transposase codes for MAETIAEQPVATNEGGIEKEKPKPSKTKKSSGQAARKPVGKTAEGTARRIGKYTDQERRVKLNAIDDMVRSGTHNLKAAVKEMGIGDQTYYNWRKALATPDALNEELAADHGPAGADTFQDLVRLEEENNRLRKALAEKLHAENAELKKKLGLD; via the coding sequence ATGGCCGAGACCATTGCGGAACAACCAGTTGCAACAAATGAGGGTGGTATAGAAAAGGAAAAGCCGAAGCCGTCGAAGACTAAGAAGTCGTCGGGCCAAGCTGCCCGGAAACCTGTCGGAAAAACTGCTGAAGGCACGGCGCGTAGGATCGGGAAATACACTGACCAAGAGCGCCGAGTGAAACTGAATGCGATCGACGACATGGTGAGATCGGGGACCCACAATCTCAAGGCTGCAGTTAAGGAGATGGGGATTGGTGATCAGACCTACTATAATTGGAGGAAGGCGCTCGCCACTCCAGACGCCTTGAATGAAGAGCTGGCGGCAGATCATGGCCCGGCGGGCGCTGACACGTTCCAGGATCTGGTGCGGCTTGAGGAAGAAAATAACCGGTTGCGAAAGGCGCTGGCAGAAAAGTTGCACGCGGAGAATGCTGAACTTAAAAAGAAACTCGGATTGGACTAG
- a CDS encoding HNH endonuclease yields MPSAADMQSVEDRATIMSAMIVWRNAFWAEGSAMSVGQNELCRPPNLGVWIEVGQWHRADLPFYSVLGLIDEQGRSSDKIIEINPARDGLPGNNRGLVARDAEGKLWLLRSSAVQVAAGVRHLEELEPLPGTLVNVQLSNGIKRYYKVACLDGAPRDIVSQTKRFLEWAAQLREERAPDPQSGSVVRLPGVDFYRLHIRPRGIDKVLEVIEDDQISIGWSEASKLISADVQEDEFRAIIEGAYGDRVHAGKGAGEMQRFLRRMKIGDAVLVPHSTDVYVGRVLSSPIYYPELVEHDTAFRRSVAWLNDGKPYAKSSFGDDVVASLNARATCISLERHRDAIVDVIYSDWQALSALLEHDADSSGVRIPSYALVQTRPEQTYFRRRLIEMYGARCCVTGTAIADILQAAHISPHYKGGPLVNSPRNGLLLRSDIHGLFDSKLLSIDPDTMTIRLAPWIATHLEYADLHGKKVHLHACERRLAEHHDAARLSWRKPVPNGIAVGSLGGA; encoded by the coding sequence ATGCCGAGTGCCGCCGATATGCAGTCCGTCGAAGATCGCGCCACTATCATGTCCGCAATGATCGTCTGGCGAAACGCCTTCTGGGCCGAAGGGAGCGCGATGTCTGTCGGACAAAACGAACTCTGCCGGCCCCCCAATCTGGGTGTTTGGATCGAAGTGGGTCAATGGCATCGGGCCGACTTGCCATTCTACTCAGTACTTGGTTTGATCGATGAACAAGGTCGCAGCAGTGACAAGATCATCGAGATAAATCCAGCGCGAGATGGCCTGCCAGGCAATAATCGGGGCCTTGTGGCGCGCGATGCCGAGGGAAAGCTCTGGCTTCTTCGCTCAAGCGCGGTCCAGGTGGCCGCTGGCGTTCGGCATCTCGAAGAGTTGGAGCCCCTCCCGGGAACTCTGGTTAATGTCCAACTGTCGAACGGCATCAAACGCTATTACAAGGTCGCATGCCTTGATGGAGCGCCTCGCGACATCGTCAGTCAGACGAAACGCTTCCTGGAATGGGCCGCTCAGTTGAGGGAGGAACGCGCCCCCGATCCTCAGTCGGGATCGGTTGTCCGGCTCCCAGGCGTGGATTTCTATCGGCTCCACATCAGACCCCGAGGGATCGACAAGGTCCTAGAAGTGATCGAAGACGATCAGATCTCGATCGGCTGGAGCGAAGCATCGAAGCTCATCTCCGCTGACGTGCAAGAAGACGAATTTAGGGCAATCATCGAAGGCGCGTATGGCGACCGTGTTCACGCGGGAAAAGGCGCCGGAGAAATGCAGCGCTTCTTGCGGCGAATGAAGATCGGAGACGCAGTCCTGGTCCCTCACAGCACCGATGTATACGTGGGGCGAGTTCTTAGCTCACCAATTTACTATCCCGAACTCGTGGAGCATGACACGGCCTTCCGCCGTAGCGTCGCCTGGCTCAATGATGGCAAGCCCTATGCCAAGTCCTCTTTCGGCGACGATGTGGTTGCGTCTCTCAACGCAAGGGCCACCTGCATAAGCCTTGAAAGACACCGGGATGCAATCGTGGACGTCATCTACTCGGACTGGCAGGCCCTCTCCGCCCTCCTGGAACACGACGCAGACAGTAGCGGAGTGCGTATTCCGTCATACGCCCTCGTGCAGACCCGCCCCGAGCAAACCTATTTTCGGCGGCGTCTCATTGAGATGTACGGCGCAAGATGCTGCGTGACTGGAACCGCAATCGCCGACATCCTGCAGGCAGCGCACATATCGCCGCATTATAAGGGCGGACCGTTGGTCAACAGCCCCAGGAACGGGCTACTTCTGCGCTCAGACATACACGGGCTGTTTGACAGCAAATTGCTGTCGATTGATCCGGACACGATGACCATCCGGCTCGCTCCGTGGATTGCGACCCACCTCGAGTACGCCGACCTTCACGGCAAGAAGGTCCACTTGCATGCGTGTGAAAGGCGCTTGGCGGAGCATCATGACGCAGCGCGGCTATCCTGGCGAAAACCGGTGCCGAATGGAATTGCGGTCGGATCACTCGGAGGCGCCTGA
- a CDS encoding TM0106 family RecB-like putative nuclease has product MRRIGTDIVLSASDLVGHLNCRHLTELDLQVAHGARAKPFRSDPLLEVLQERGFRHEQQFLDHLASLGLTATAIAGVGVTDETVDATLQAMRSGVHVIAQAALGGDRWIGRADVLRRVEVGSDLGPWSYEIVDTKLSRETKGGTVLQLCLYADLLERLQGVTPEFVHVVVPWSDFAPQMFRVADYGAFYRKARRAAEAASSVGGAPTHYPEPTEHCDVCRWAPACETRRREDDHLCLVANISKSQITELQAHGVSTSAALSQLPFPMPWKPDRGSPASFQKVISQAQIQVSAREAHDLRYELLDVVPGFGLCRLPEPSPGDIFFDLEGDPFIGEHGLEYLFGYHYRDDGGKRVRVADWAFDRRSERAAFERFMDFVVERLALYPELHVYHYAPYEPGALKRLMGRYATREAEVDDLLRGKVMVDLYGVVRHALRASVESYSIKRLEPFYSFERSTPLQEANLALTSMQAALELDDALSIGDATKEVVSSYNDDDCRSTEALRDWLEQLRTGAIAAGALIDRPVNGPDEPREDISEREQRVAALIERLTHDVPVDVTERSAAEQGRWVLAHCLGWHRREAKAVWWEFFRLRDLTASDLMDEKAGLGGLRFLGTVEVTGRGIPTDRYGFDAQDTDIRDDAELRAAGGEHFGKVVAISKDERTVDVKKTGKSAEMHPEGVFAHKVIGTEQQEGSLFRLAEYVADNGIEGEGRYQAARDLLLRHRPRVDGPLHAPDESTLECALRISRLLRGGVLPIQGPPGTGKSFTAANMICRLIQDGKRIGITANSHKVIRNLIDKVIEVGGTSVLAGHKTEKDGTDHLRIFASNEQAAASIKSGQVNVLGATPYFWSRDDVADSVDVLFADEAAQMSLANVLAVSPAAPTLVLLGDQQQLEQPTQGSHPDGTGVSALDHVLQGSKTIAPENGLFLEHTWRLHPSITAFNSELFYEGKLFSIPSCSVQDIASNGPFTGTGLRYVPVVHAGNQSSSVEEAIAVARIVDALLNSEARWTDRDGETRALGLQDIIIIAPYNAQVFEIQERVPGAHVGTVDKFQGQEAPVAIFSLATSSHADAPRGMEFLYSANRLNVAISRAKCMAILVASPQVFEAECKTPRQMQLANAFCRYLELAETIAL; this is encoded by the coding sequence ATGCGGCGAATCGGCACAGACATTGTCCTCAGCGCAAGTGACCTCGTCGGGCACCTGAACTGTCGGCATCTGACAGAGCTTGATCTCCAAGTAGCGCACGGAGCCCGTGCCAAACCGTTTCGTTCGGATCCGCTTCTTGAGGTTCTCCAGGAGCGCGGTTTTCGGCACGAGCAGCAGTTCCTCGATCATCTCGCAAGCCTCGGGCTCACCGCCACAGCGATCGCTGGGGTGGGCGTGACGGATGAGACGGTGGACGCGACACTGCAAGCCATGCGCTCCGGTGTGCATGTCATCGCACAAGCCGCGCTCGGTGGCGACAGATGGATCGGGCGGGCCGATGTGCTTCGCAGGGTCGAGGTGGGGAGCGACCTCGGCCCCTGGTCATACGAAATCGTTGACACGAAGCTGTCGCGCGAGACCAAGGGAGGCACCGTACTTCAGCTCTGCCTCTACGCAGACTTGCTTGAACGACTTCAGGGAGTCACGCCGGAATTCGTTCACGTAGTGGTCCCCTGGTCGGACTTCGCTCCGCAGATGTTTCGCGTCGCTGACTACGGCGCATTCTACAGGAAGGCGCGCAGAGCGGCTGAGGCGGCCTCTTCCGTCGGCGGGGCCCCTACCCACTACCCGGAACCGACGGAACATTGTGACGTCTGTCGATGGGCACCCGCGTGCGAAACCCGGCGACGCGAAGACGATCACCTCTGTCTTGTGGCGAACATCTCGAAGTCACAGATTACCGAACTTCAGGCACACGGCGTGAGCACCTCCGCCGCGTTGTCGCAGCTTCCATTTCCGATGCCCTGGAAGCCTGACAGAGGATCTCCGGCAAGTTTCCAGAAGGTGATTTCACAGGCGCAGATCCAGGTCAGCGCACGCGAGGCGCACGACCTGCGGTACGAGCTTCTCGATGTCGTTCCGGGCTTCGGCCTCTGTCGTCTCCCGGAACCGTCGCCCGGGGACATCTTCTTCGACCTCGAAGGCGACCCGTTCATCGGCGAACACGGGCTTGAGTATCTCTTCGGCTACCACTATCGAGACGATGGCGGCAAACGCGTCCGCGTCGCCGACTGGGCTTTCGACCGGAGGTCGGAAAGGGCCGCGTTCGAGCGGTTCATGGACTTCGTCGTTGAGCGCTTGGCTCTCTACCCCGAGCTGCACGTCTACCATTATGCCCCGTACGAGCCTGGGGCATTGAAGCGCCTGATGGGACGCTATGCCACGCGCGAGGCCGAAGTCGACGACCTGCTGCGCGGCAAGGTTATGGTCGACCTCTACGGGGTGGTGAGGCATGCGCTCCGCGCGAGCGTCGAAAGCTATTCGATAAAGAGGCTCGAGCCCTTCTACAGTTTCGAACGCTCGACACCATTGCAAGAGGCGAACCTCGCGCTCACATCGATGCAGGCCGCGCTCGAACTCGACGATGCGCTGTCTATTGGGGATGCGACAAAGGAAGTGGTCTCCAGCTACAACGACGACGACTGTCGGTCCACTGAAGCGCTTCGGGACTGGCTTGAACAGCTCCGAACGGGGGCCATTGCAGCGGGCGCATTGATCGATCGCCCCGTCAACGGCCCCGATGAACCGCGGGAGGACATCTCGGAGCGCGAGCAACGCGTAGCGGCACTTATCGAACGTCTCACGCACGACGTTCCCGTAGACGTAACCGAAAGAAGTGCTGCCGAGCAGGGCCGCTGGGTTCTCGCCCACTGTCTCGGCTGGCATCGCCGGGAAGCCAAGGCGGTCTGGTGGGAGTTCTTTCGCCTTCGCGATCTCACCGCATCGGATTTGATGGATGAAAAGGCGGGATTGGGCGGACTGCGGTTCCTCGGCACCGTAGAAGTAACCGGGCGAGGGATTCCTACAGACCGCTACGGATTTGACGCTCAGGATACTGATATCCGGGATGACGCGGAGCTGCGCGCAGCGGGAGGAGAGCACTTCGGTAAAGTAGTCGCGATCTCGAAGGACGAGCGGACCGTCGACGTGAAGAAGACGGGTAAGTCGGCCGAGATGCACCCTGAAGGGGTGTTCGCTCACAAAGTCATCGGAACCGAACAGCAGGAAGGATCTCTGTTCCGTTTAGCCGAGTACGTGGCGGACAACGGCATCGAAGGCGAAGGACGCTACCAGGCGGCCCGCGACCTCCTCCTTCGCCACCGGCCCCGCGTGGATGGACCGCTGCATGCGCCCGACGAAAGCACTCTTGAGTGCGCGCTGCGGATATCGCGCTTGCTACGCGGCGGAGTGCTTCCGATCCAAGGACCGCCCGGCACGGGGAAGTCTTTCACGGCGGCTAATATGATCTGTCGTCTCATACAGGACGGCAAAAGGATCGGCATCACTGCCAACAGCCACAAAGTCATCCGGAACTTGATCGACAAGGTAATCGAAGTGGGCGGTACGAGCGTCCTGGCGGGCCACAAGACGGAGAAAGACGGAACCGATCATCTCCGCATCTTTGCTAGCAACGAGCAAGCGGCTGCATCTATTAAATCAGGTCAGGTCAACGTCCTCGGCGCAACGCCGTACTTCTGGTCCAGAGATGACGTTGCCGACAGCGTCGACGTGCTCTTCGCCGACGAGGCCGCGCAAATGTCGCTTGCGAACGTGCTAGCGGTTTCGCCCGCGGCACCTACCCTCGTCCTGCTCGGTGACCAGCAGCAGTTGGAGCAGCCGACGCAAGGTTCGCATCCCGACGGCACAGGGGTTTCCGCGCTAGATCACGTGCTCCAAGGCAGCAAGACGATAGCGCCAGAAAATGGGCTGTTCCTGGAGCATACATGGCGACTCCATCCGAGCATCACCGCCTTCAACTCCGAACTGTTCTATGAAGGCAAGCTGTTCTCCATCCCGTCATGCAGTGTTCAGGACATCGCCTCGAACGGGCCGTTTACGGGAACCGGTCTGCGGTACGTTCCCGTGGTGCACGCAGGCAACCAGTCAAGCTCGGTGGAGGAGGCCATCGCCGTCGCCAGGATCGTCGACGCGCTTCTGAATTCCGAAGCCCGATGGACCGACCGCGACGGTGAGACACGAGCCCTCGGCCTCCAAGACATCATCATAATCGCGCCTTACAACGCACAGGTCTTTGAAATCCAGGAGCGCGTACCGGGCGCCCACGTGGGCACTGTCGACAAGTTCCAGGGTCAGGAGGCGCCGGTCGCGATCTTCTCGTTGGCAACGTCGAGTCATGCAGACGCGCCACGCGGAATGGAGTTCCTGTACAGCGCGAACCGGTTGAACGTCGCGATAAGTCGCGCCAAGTGCATGGCCATCCTTGTCGCCTCCCCGCAAGTGTTCGAGGCCGAATGCAAGACACCCCGGCAGATGCAGCTCGCAAACGCCTTCTGTCGATATCTGGAGTTGGCGGAGACGATAGCGCTGTGA